In one Agrobacterium tumefaciens genomic region, the following are encoded:
- a CDS encoding NUDIX hydrolase translates to MRPRDAASIILFDRSGPAMRVLMGQRSNAHVFMPGAYVFPGGKRDPRDHALPFSGDLHPAVLNSLTASAARRLSIAGARALALAAARELVEETGVDIGLAADGPDLSCFRYVARAITPPGNIRRYDTRFFCCYADELRLDTRLTRDSDELHNVQWLDMNDLSGLNMPKITRTVLEDVTKLMIGDPSLPFDSPARLYFTRHGRFIQEFV, encoded by the coding sequence ATGCGTCCGCGCGATGCCGCTTCCATCATCCTGTTCGACCGGTCCGGGCCTGCGATGCGGGTACTGATGGGCCAGCGCAGCAATGCCCACGTCTTCATGCCAGGTGCTTACGTGTTTCCCGGCGGCAAACGCGACCCGCGTGACCACGCCCTGCCCTTCTCCGGCGACCTTCATCCCGCCGTCCTCAACAGCCTCACCGCTTCCGCCGCGCGCCGCCTGAGCATTGCCGGGGCGAGAGCGCTGGCGCTCGCAGCCGCACGTGAACTTGTCGAGGAAACCGGCGTGGATATCGGGCTTGCCGCAGACGGCCCGGACCTTTCCTGTTTCCGGTATGTGGCGCGCGCCATTACCCCGCCCGGCAATATCAGGCGTTACGACACCCGATTTTTTTGCTGCTATGCCGACGAATTGCGGCTGGATACCCGGCTAACCCGGGACTCCGACGAGCTGCACAATGTGCAATGGCTTGACATGAATGACCTTTCCGGTCTGAACATGCCGAAAATCACGCGTACGGTTCTCGAAGATGTCACAAAACTCATGATAGGTGATCCCTCACTGCCCTTTGACAGCCCCGCGCGGCTCTATTTCACGCGCCACGGCCGATTCATTCAAGAGTTTGTATAA
- a CDS encoding L,D-transpeptidase family protein, with protein MSLRLSLLTGMLSASILAFPALAADSRSLQILVSKNDQSLALYENGEIIATSKVSTGKAGHETPSGIFSILEKRKYHESNIYSAAPMPFMQRLTWSGIALHEGKVPNYPASHGCVRLPSKFAKSLFGDTQRGVHVIITDRPVSLRFVQHPALFEPRDDGDDGKLLLSDVELRPATFDAALGTVEVAVNEKTNSLKPTAKARESSPLRILITRRGEREKMMDIQTVLTRLGFDAGSADGYAGEMTISAINGFKRWKGLKTTGPLLTDAFVAALYASAGEDHPPTGQIMVRQDFKPLFEAAIDIRDPEVALGTHFFEAVSVDRAKGTAEWNGVTLENHLPAAARKRLGISVTEAPGGFDQLSAVLSRLEIPTEIRSRIEQELTSGSSITVSDLSHQMETGAGTDFITVTKEGPV; from the coding sequence ATGTCCCTTCGCCTCAGTCTTCTGACCGGCATGCTGTCGGCCAGCATTCTTGCCTTTCCAGCACTTGCCGCCGACAGCAGGTCGCTGCAAATCCTCGTTTCGAAAAACGATCAGTCGCTGGCGCTTTATGAAAATGGCGAGATCATCGCCACATCTAAAGTCTCCACCGGCAAGGCCGGTCACGAGACCCCGAGCGGCATATTTTCTATCCTGGAAAAGCGCAAATACCACGAATCGAATATTTACTCCGCCGCACCGATGCCTTTCATGCAGCGGCTGACATGGTCGGGAATAGCACTCCATGAAGGCAAGGTGCCGAATTATCCGGCCTCGCATGGTTGCGTGCGCCTGCCCTCCAAATTCGCAAAGTCACTCTTCGGAGATACCCAGCGCGGCGTGCATGTCATCATCACCGACCGGCCGGTCTCGCTGCGCTTCGTGCAGCATCCGGCGCTGTTTGAGCCGCGCGACGATGGCGATGACGGCAAGCTGCTTCTGTCCGACGTCGAGCTGCGCCCGGCGACCTTCGATGCCGCTTTGGGCACGGTCGAGGTTGCCGTCAATGAAAAGACGAATTCCCTTAAACCCACCGCAAAGGCTAGGGAATCCTCTCCCCTGCGCATTCTCATTACGCGGCGCGGCGAACGGGAAAAGATGATGGATATTCAGACCGTGCTGACCCGCCTCGGCTTCGATGCCGGTTCTGCGGACGGTTATGCCGGAGAAATGACGATCAGCGCCATCAACGGTTTCAAGCGCTGGAAAGGGCTGAAAACCACGGGGCCGCTTCTGACCGACGCTTTTGTGGCAGCGCTCTACGCTTCCGCCGGGGAAGACCATCCCCCGACCGGCCAGATCATGGTGCGGCAGGATTTCAAGCCACTGTTCGAGGCCGCGATCGATATCAGGGATCCGGAGGTGGCGCTCGGAACCCACTTTTTCGAAGCCGTTTCCGTGGACCGTGCAAAAGGCACCGCCGAATGGAACGGCGTGACGCTGGAAAACCACCTACCGGCGGCGGCCCGCAAGCGGCTCGGCATCTCCGTTACCGAAGCGCCGGGCGGTTTCGATCAGTTGAGCGCCGTGCTTAGCCGTCTCGAAATTCCCACGGAGATACGCAGCCGGATCGAGCAGGAGCTCACAAGCGGCAGCTCGATCACGGTTTCCGATCTCAGTCACCAGATGGAGACAGGCGCCGGAACGGACTTCATCACCGTGACGAAAGAAGGACCGGTATGA
- a CDS encoding DUF3572 domain-containing protein: MLRDTKNKGNGDKDPQETAAAILGWLANEPDMLARFLALSGLQANMLRQAVNDPGFLAGLTDFLMSHEPDLMAFCAATDTSPETVAAAWHHFSGPGLDSGVY; this comes from the coding sequence ATGCTGCGCGATACGAAAAACAAAGGCAATGGCGACAAAGATCCGCAAGAAACGGCGGCCGCCATACTTGGCTGGCTGGCAAACGAGCCGGACATGCTGGCGCGTTTTCTGGCGCTGAGCGGATTGCAGGCCAACATGCTGCGCCAGGCCGTCAACGATCCCGGCTTTCTGGCGGGCCTCACCGACTTTCTGATGAGCCACGAGCCCGATCTCATGGCCTTCTGCGCCGCGACGGATACATCTCCCGAAACAGTGGCCGCCGCCTGGCACCATTTTTCCGGGCCGGGGCTGGATTCGGGCGTGTATTGA
- a CDS encoding PleD family two-component system response regulator: MTARVLVVDDIPANVKLLEARLLAEYFDVVTAEDGFKALAICDEEQVDIILLDIMMPGMDGFEVCERLKANPKTAHIPVVMVTALDQPSDRVRGLKAGADDFLTKPVNDLQLIARVKSLVRLKAVSDELRARAETARQIGIEEMLRSDGLMQTPGRVLVADGRASSQERIIRALKPVAEVDAVTEPQAALLKAASNPFELVIVNSNFEDYDPLRLCSQLRSLERTRFLPLLLVAEQGADDVVARALDLGVNDYILRPIDPNELVARSLTQIRRKRYNEHLRLNLQHTMELAIVDGLTGLNNRRYLDNHLKILFDRAAVRGRPISICMTDIDRFKLVNDTYGHDVGDEVLREFATRIRSTVRGADLACRYGGEEFVVVMPDTPIELAASVAERLRAIVEDKPFYVRSIDRELSITASLGIATSNAAFGTPDELLKHADRALYEAKHAGRNRVVAAAA, translated from the coding sequence ATGACGGCGAGAGTTCTGGTTGTTGACGACATACCCGCAAACGTCAAGCTTCTCGAGGCGCGGCTGCTGGCGGAGTATTTCGACGTCGTGACTGCCGAAGATGGCTTCAAGGCACTGGCGATCTGCGATGAGGAACAGGTCGATATCATTCTGCTCGACATCATGATGCCGGGCATGGATGGGTTCGAGGTTTGCGAGCGCCTGAAGGCCAACCCCAAAACGGCGCATATTCCCGTTGTCATGGTCACCGCGCTGGATCAGCCGTCCGACCGCGTGCGCGGCCTGAAGGCCGGCGCCGACGATTTTCTGACCAAGCCGGTCAACGACCTCCAGCTGATTGCCCGTGTTAAAAGCCTGGTGCGCCTCAAAGCCGTCAGCGACGAGTTGCGGGCGCGCGCCGAAACGGCAAGGCAGATCGGCATCGAAGAGATGCTGCGCAGCGACGGCCTCATGCAGACGCCCGGTCGCGTTCTTGTGGCGGATGGCCGTGCCAGCTCGCAGGAGCGCATCATACGGGCGTTGAAGCCGGTCGCCGAGGTCGATGCCGTCACCGAGCCGCAGGCGGCGCTGCTGAAGGCGGCGAGCAACCCCTTCGAACTTGTCATCGTCAACTCCAATTTCGAAGATTACGATCCGCTGCGACTGTGCTCACAGCTCCGCTCGCTGGAGCGCACCCGTTTCCTGCCGCTGCTCCTGGTGGCGGAGCAGGGGGCGGACGATGTGGTGGCGCGGGCGCTCGATCTCGGCGTGAATGACTATATTCTCCGCCCGATCGATCCGAACGAGCTTGTCGCCCGCTCGCTCACGCAGATCAGGCGCAAGCGCTATAACGAGCATCTGCGGCTCAATCTCCAGCACACGATGGAACTTGCCATCGTCGACGGGCTGACCGGCCTCAACAATCGCCGTTATCTCGACAATCATCTCAAGATACTTTTCGACCGTGCCGCCGTCCGTGGTCGACCGATTTCCATTTGCATGACCGACATAGACCGTTTCAAGCTGGTCAACGATACCTATGGCCACGATGTCGGTGACGAAGTCCTGCGGGAATTTGCGACGCGTATTCGCAGCACGGTGCGCGGCGCCGATCTTGCCTGCCGTTATGGCGGGGAAGAATTTGTGGTTGTCATGCCGGATACGCCAATCGAGCTTGCAGCAAGCGTTGCCGAGCGCCTGCGGGCAATCGTTGAGGACAAGCCCTTTTATGTGCGCTCCATCGACCGCGAACTGAGCATTACCGCGTCGCTCGGCATTGCCACCAGCAACGCCGCCTTCGGCACGCCGGACGAGCTTCTGAAACATGCCGACAGGGCTCTCTACGAGGCGAAACACGCCGGGCGCAACCGGGTCGTCGCGGCCGCCGCCTGA
- a CDS encoding response regulator has product MPKQVMIVEDNELNMKLFRDLIEASGYTTIQTRNGMEALDLARKHRPDLILMDIQLPEVSGLEVTKWLKEDDELHVIPVIAVTAFAMKGDEERIRQGGCEAYVSKPISVPKFIEIIKTYLGDA; this is encoded by the coding sequence ATGCCCAAGCAGGTCATGATAGTCGAAGACAACGAGCTGAACATGAAGCTCTTTCGCGACCTGATCGAGGCGTCTGGCTATACGACGATCCAGACCCGCAACGGCATGGAAGCGCTGGACCTTGCCCGCAAGCACCGCCCGGACCTCATTCTCATGGATATTCAGCTACCGGAAGTGTCGGGGCTGGAAGTGACGAAATGGCTGAAGGAGGATGACGAGCTGCATGTCATTCCAGTCATCGCCGTCACGGCGTTTGCCATGAAGGGTGATGAGGAGCGCATTCGTCAGGGCGGATGTGAGGCCTATGTGTCGAAACCGATCTCCGTTCCGAAATTCATCGAAATCATCAAGACCTATCTTGGCGATGCATAA
- a CDS encoding DNA polymerase IV, translating into MLTSHHYDPGFCRDCLAGQPAALRRCRSCGSPRLVYHDELYDLSIAHIDCDAFYASVEKRDNPELADKPVIVGGGKRGVVSTACYIARIQGVRSAMPMFKALEACPDAVVIKPDMEKYSRVGREIRAMMQELTPLVQPLSIDEAFLDLSGTERLHHDPPARVLAKFAKRVEKEVGVTVSAGLSYCKFLAKVASDLKKPRGFSVIGEAEALSFLATRPVTTIWGVGKAFAATLEADGIRLVGQLQEMEEGDLMRRYGVMGQRLFRLSRGIDERHVHDNDPVKSVSSETTFFNDISRHDDLVPILRSLSEKVAWRLKKNGIAGQTVVLKMKTSDFKIRTRNRKLDDPTQLADRIFRTGLSMLEKETDGTKFRLLGIGVSDLRDADLADPPDLVDRQAGRRAAAEAAMDKLRDKFGKGSVETGYTFGTRK; encoded by the coding sequence ATGCTTACGTCGCACCACTATGATCCCGGTTTTTGCCGAGACTGTCTGGCCGGCCAGCCAGCGGCGCTGAGGCGTTGCCGTAGCTGCGGCAGTCCGCGCCTCGTCTATCATGACGAACTCTATGATCTCAGTATCGCCCATATCGATTGCGACGCCTTTTACGCCTCCGTCGAGAAACGCGACAATCCCGAGCTTGCCGACAAGCCGGTCATCGTTGGCGGTGGAAAGCGCGGTGTGGTTTCCACCGCCTGCTACATTGCGCGTATTCAGGGTGTGCGTTCCGCCATGCCGATGTTCAAGGCGCTGGAAGCCTGCCCGGATGCGGTGGTCATCAAGCCCGATATGGAAAAATACAGCCGTGTCGGGCGCGAAATCAGGGCCATGATGCAGGAATTGACGCCGCTTGTGCAGCCGCTTTCCATAGACGAAGCGTTTCTCGACCTTTCCGGAACAGAGAGACTTCACCACGATCCACCGGCCCGCGTGCTGGCAAAATTTGCAAAGCGGGTGGAAAAAGAGGTCGGCGTGACCGTGTCGGCCGGGCTGTCCTACTGCAAGTTTCTGGCCAAGGTCGCATCCGACCTCAAAAAACCCCGTGGTTTTTCGGTGATCGGGGAAGCGGAGGCGCTTTCCTTTCTCGCAACGCGGCCGGTGACGACAATCTGGGGTGTCGGCAAGGCATTTGCAGCAACGCTGGAGGCGGATGGCATCCGGCTGGTGGGCCAGCTGCAGGAGATGGAGGAAGGCGATCTAATGCGCCGTTACGGAGTGATGGGACAAAGGCTCTTCCGGCTTTCGCGCGGCATCGACGAGCGGCATGTGCACGACAACGACCCGGTCAAAAGCGTTTCTTCCGAAACTACTTTCTTCAACGATATTTCCCGCCACGACGATCTCGTCCCGATCCTGCGCTCGCTTTCCGAAAAAGTGGCCTGGCGACTGAAGAAGAACGGCATTGCCGGCCAGACGGTGGTGTTGAAAATGAAAACGTCCGACTTCAAGATCCGCACCCGCAACCGCAAACTTGATGACCCGACCCAGCTTGCCGACCGGATATTCCGCACCGGCCTCTCAATGCTGGAAAAGGAAACCGACGGCACCAAATTCCGTCTGCTCGGCATCGGCGTCAGCGATCTGCGCGATGCGGACCTTGCCGATCCTCCCGATCTCGTCGACAGGCAGGCTGGGCGGCGAGCGGCGGCGGAAGCGGCCATGGACAAGCTGCGCGACAAATTCGGCAAGGGCAGTGTCGAGACCGGCTATACATTCGGCACACGCAAATAA
- the dnaE gene encoding DNA polymerase III subunit alpha, with protein sequence MGDTVVRGETSGGTLKTPGFVHLRVHSAYSLLEGALPLKKIMSKAVADGQPAIAITDTNNLFVALEFSEKARDEGLQPIIGCQVSIDMQDAADDRRNHNSHLTKLPAIVLLAANAEGYERLVDLISRAYLDGEGSGGHSVHITRAWLEEASNAGLIALTGASSGPVDMALKEGHASQAKERLLTLKSLFGDSLYIELQRQSGYDRAHERRLIGLAYEHDIPLVATNEAFFPSKADYEAHDALMAVAHNAIVSDDSRFRLTPDHYLKSRDEMTALFADLPEALENTIEIALRCSYVLKKRGPILPRFTGASDDPEAAERAESDELRRQAVEGLDQRLSALGMAEGYTEQDYRERLDFELGVIERMRFPGYFLIVADFIKWAKQQDIPVGPGRGSGAGSLVAYALTITDVDPLRFSLLFERFLNPERVSMPDFDIDFCQDRREEVIRYVQRKYGREQVAQIITFGSLQARAALRDVGRVLEMPYGQVDKICKLVPNNPANPTPLSKAIEEEPRLQEEADKEPVVARLLDIAQKIEGLYRHASTHAAGIVIGDRPLSKLVPMYRDPRSDMPVTQFNMKWVESAGLVKFDFLGLKTLTVLKVAVDFVAKRGIKVDLAAIPLDDAKTYEMLSRGETIGVFQVESAGMRKALIGMRPDCIEDIIALVALYRPGPMENIPVYNARKHGEEELESIHPTIDHLLKETQGVIVYQEQVMQIAQVLSGYSLGEADLLRRAMGKKIKEEMDKQRERFVDGAIKNGVSKPQADTIFDLLAKFANYGFNKSHAAAYAIVSYQTAYMKAHYPVEFLAASMTLDMANTEKLNDFRQDAGRLGIEVVAPSVQTSFRQFETGENRIYYSLAAIKGVGEGAVEHIVSVRDGKPFTSLEDFCLRIDPKQINRRVLESLINAGGFDCFGRDRAELIGGLDRIIGYSQRAQESRVTGQSDMFGSGGANGPEKLVLPAFQPWLASEKLLREYQVLGFYLTAHPLDTYRPVLEKLRVQNFADFSAAVKQGATAGRLAGTVTGKQERKTRTGNKMGIVTFSDASGQYEAVLFSEGLGQFRDLLEVGKSLVITVQAEERPEGIGLRIQTAQSLEEKSVQMQKALRVYVRDSGPLKTVARHLNTKGDGSVYFIVIKDEGSREIEVELTEKYRISPEIAAALRSAPGVVDVELV encoded by the coding sequence ATGGGCGATACGGTTGTGCGTGGAGAAACCTCTGGCGGAACGCTGAAAACCCCTGGTTTTGTCCATTTGCGGGTACATTCCGCCTACTCCCTGCTTGAGGGGGCCTTGCCCCTCAAGAAAATCATGTCCAAGGCCGTTGCTGACGGCCAGCCGGCCATCGCCATTACCGACACCAACAATCTTTTCGTTGCGCTGGAGTTTTCCGAAAAGGCGCGCGATGAGGGCCTGCAGCCGATCATCGGCTGTCAGGTGTCGATTGACATGCAGGATGCGGCGGATGATCGCCGCAACCATAATAGCCACCTCACGAAGCTTCCCGCCATCGTGCTTCTGGCTGCCAATGCCGAAGGATACGAGCGGCTGGTGGATCTGATCAGCCGCGCCTATCTGGACGGTGAGGGCAGCGGTGGCCATTCCGTGCATATTACCCGTGCGTGGCTGGAGGAAGCCTCCAATGCCGGGCTGATCGCGTTGACGGGTGCCTCCAGCGGCCCCGTTGATATGGCCCTGAAGGAAGGGCATGCATCCCAGGCAAAAGAACGCCTGCTGACGCTGAAGTCGCTCTTCGGTGACAGTCTCTACATCGAATTGCAGCGCCAGTCCGGTTACGACCGCGCCCATGAGCGGCGGCTGATCGGACTTGCCTATGAACATGATATTCCGCTGGTTGCCACCAATGAGGCGTTTTTCCCTTCAAAGGCCGATTACGAGGCCCATGATGCGTTGATGGCGGTGGCGCACAATGCCATCGTTTCCGATGACAGCCGGTTTCGCCTGACCCCCGATCACTATCTGAAAAGCCGCGATGAGATGACGGCGTTGTTTGCCGACCTTCCCGAGGCGCTGGAAAACACCATCGAGATCGCCCTGCGCTGCTCCTATGTGCTGAAGAAGCGCGGACCGATCCTGCCGCGCTTTACCGGTGCCAGCGACGACCCCGAGGCGGCGGAACGGGCCGAATCCGACGAGCTGCGCCGGCAGGCGGTCGAAGGGCTGGATCAGCGCCTTTCAGCGCTCGGCATGGCTGAGGGCTATACCGAACAGGATTATCGCGAAAGGCTTGATTTCGAGCTCGGCGTTATCGAGCGCATGCGGTTTCCCGGCTACTTCCTCATCGTTGCCGACTTCATCAAATGGGCCAAGCAGCAGGATATTCCGGTGGGTCCCGGTCGCGGTTCGGGCGCGGGATCGCTTGTCGCCTATGCGCTGACCATCACCGATGTTGACCCCCTGCGCTTCTCGCTGCTGTTCGAACGCTTCCTGAACCCCGAACGCGTGTCGATGCCCGACTTCGATATCGACTTCTGCCAGGATCGCCGCGAAGAGGTGATCCGTTACGTGCAGCGCAAATATGGCCGCGAGCAGGTGGCGCAGATCATCACCTTCGGTTCGCTGCAGGCGCGCGCGGCCTTGCGTGACGTCGGCCGCGTGCTGGAAATGCCCTATGGGCAGGTGGACAAGATCTGCAAGCTGGTGCCCAACAACCCGGCCAATCCGACGCCGCTGTCGAAAGCGATCGAGGAGGAGCCGCGCCTGCAGGAGGAGGCCGACAAGGAGCCGGTCGTCGCCCGTCTGCTGGATATAGCCCAGAAGATCGAGGGGCTTTACCGCCACGCTTCCACCCATGCCGCCGGTATCGTCATCGGCGACCGGCCGCTGTCGAAGCTGGTGCCGATGTATCGCGATCCGCGCTCGGACATGCCGGTCACCCAGTTCAACATGAAATGGGTCGAAAGCGCCGGCCTCGTCAAATTCGACTTCCTCGGTCTGAAGACGCTGACGGTGCTGAAGGTGGCCGTCGATTTCGTTGCCAAGCGTGGCATCAAGGTCGATCTTGCCGCCATTCCGCTGGATGACGCCAAAACCTACGAGATGCTCTCGCGCGGCGAAACCATCGGCGTGTTCCAGGTGGAAAGTGCCGGCATGCGCAAGGCGCTGATCGGCATGCGCCCGGACTGCATCGAGGATATCATCGCGCTGGTGGCGCTTTATCGTCCGGGACCGATGGAAAACATCCCGGTCTATAATGCCCGCAAACATGGCGAGGAGGAGCTGGAGTCCATCCACCCCACCATCGACCATCTGCTCAAGGAAACGCAGGGCGTTATCGTCTACCAGGAACAGGTGATGCAGATCGCCCAGGTTCTGTCAGGTTACTCGCTTGGCGAGGCCGATCTTCTGCGCCGCGCCATGGGTAAGAAGATCAAGGAGGAGATGGACAAGCAGCGCGAACGTTTCGTCGATGGCGCCATCAAGAACGGCGTGTCGAAGCCGCAGGCCGATACCATCTTCGACCTCCTGGCGAAGTTCGCCAATTACGGCTTCAACAAGAGCCATGCCGCAGCCTACGCCATCGTGTCCTACCAGACCGCCTATATGAAGGCGCATTATCCGGTGGAGTTCCTGGCGGCCTCCATGACGCTCGATATGGCCAACACGGAAAAGCTCAACGATTTCCGCCAGGATGCCGGCCGCCTTGGCATCGAGGTCGTCGCACCTTCGGTGCAGACCTCCTTCCGGCAATTCGAGACGGGCGAAAACCGCATCTATTATTCGCTGGCCGCCATCAAGGGCGTGGGTGAGGGGGCGGTGGAGCACATCGTCTCCGTACGCGATGGCAAGCCGTTTACCAGCCTTGAGGATTTCTGCCTGCGCATCGACCCCAAGCAGATCAACCGGCGTGTGCTGGAAAGCCTTATCAATGCCGGGGGTTTTGATTGTTTCGGCCGCGACCGCGCGGAATTGATCGGCGGGCTGGACCGGATCATCGGTTATTCGCAGCGCGCTCAGGAAAGCCGTGTCACCGGCCAGTCGGACATGTTTGGCTCCGGCGGCGCGAATGGGCCGGAAAAGCTCGTGCTGCCCGCCTTCCAGCCCTGGCTTGCCTCGGAAAAACTGCTGCGCGAATATCAGGTGCTCGGTTTTTACCTGACCGCCCACCCGCTCGATACCTATCGCCCTGTGCTGGAGAAATTGCGGGTGCAGAATTTCGCCGATTTTTCAGCGGCGGTGAAACAGGGGGCGACCGCCGGGCGTCTGGCCGGGACGGTGACCGGCAAGCAGGAGCGCAAGACCCGCACCGGCAACAAGATGGGCATCGTCACTTTTTCGGATGCATCAGGCCAATATGAGGCGGTGCTGTTTTCGGAAGGGCTCGGCCAGTTCCGCGATCTGCTCGAGGTCGGCAAATCGCTGGTCATCACCGTGCAGGCGGAAGAGCGTCCGGAAGGTATCGGCCTTCGCATCCAGACGGCGCAATCGCTGGAGGAGAAATCAGTGCAGATGCAGAAGGCCTTGCGCGTTTACGTGCGCGATTCCGGCCCGCTGAAAACCGTGGCACGCCACCTCAACACCAAGGGTGACGGCTCGGTCTATTTCATCGTCATCAAGGATGAGGGCAGCCGCGAGATCGAGGTGGAGCTGACGGAGAAATACCGCATCTCGCCGGAGATCGCCGCCGCGCTGCGGTCTGCACCCGGTGTCGTCGATGTGGAACTGGTGTGA
- a CDS encoding deaminase, with product MGRLTFSINVTLDGCIDHQEGIADDETHAFFTRLMDESGAMLWGRVTYEMMESYWPAVARGEADVPPPMRDWAVKLDAKPKYVVSSTRNDFPWNNSHHITGDLRTGVKNLKDATPAGVLLGSGKLAAELDRLDLIDEYKFLVHPRIVGHGPTLYESGLRSTRKLELVSAKPLSNGVVAMHYRRSSAKISGQE from the coding sequence ATGGGACGACTGACCTTCAGCATCAACGTGACCTTGGACGGCTGTATCGACCATCAGGAAGGTATCGCCGACGACGAGACACACGCCTTCTTCACTCGCCTCATGGACGAGAGCGGAGCGATGCTGTGGGGCCGCGTCACCTACGAGATGATGGAGAGCTACTGGCCGGCGGTCGCTCGCGGCGAAGCGGACGTGCCGCCGCCGATGCGTGACTGGGCGGTTAAGCTGGATGCCAAGCCAAAATACGTGGTGTCCTCAACGCGAAACGACTTCCCATGGAATAATAGCCACCACATCACCGGTGATCTGCGGACAGGCGTGAAGAACCTCAAGGATGCGACCCCGGCAGGCGTGCTTCTGGGCAGCGGCAAGCTCGCAGCCGAGCTGGATCGGCTTGATTTGATTGACGAATACAAGTTCCTCGTTCACCCTAGGATCGTCGGCCATGGCCCCACCCTGTATGAGAGCGGCTTACGGAGCACGCGAAAGCTCGAACTGGTTTCGGCGAAGCCGCTCAGCAACGGCGTTGTTGCCATGCATTACCGACGCTCTTCGGCGAAAATTTCAGGGCAGGAATAG
- the rpmG gene encoding 50S ribosomal protein L33, with protein MAKATTIKIKLLSTADTGTFYVTTKNSRTFTDKMTKTKYDPVVRKHVEFKETKIK; from the coding sequence ATGGCGAAAGCTACAACAATCAAGATCAAGCTGCTGTCGACAGCCGACACCGGTACCTTCTACGTCACCACCAAGAACAGCCGTACGTTCACGGACAAGATGACGAAGACGAAGTACGACCCGGTTGTACGCAAGCACGTCGAATTCAAGGAAACCAAGATCAAGTAA
- a CDS encoding MFS transporter — protein MKCEADAIHWPSLIAAISAISAVGVAIGLGLPLLSIILEKRGISSTMIGVNSAMAGVAAMMAAPVTTKIAHDFGVARTMLFAVVVSALSALCFYFADAFWMWFPLRIVFHGATTTLFILSEYWINMTAPPKKRGMVLGIYATGLAVGFAVGPLLFSVVGSEGILPFIVGAAIILLAAIPIFMARGESPELDERPNHHFVRYVWLVPMASAAAFVFGSVQAGGLSLFPIYATREGFNESQAALLLTVMGIGNMVFQIPIGLLSDRMKDRRTMLALMAFAGVCGTLALPVLVDSWILVAALLLFWGGLVSGMYTVGLTHLGSRLKGADLVAANAAFIFCYAMGTIAGPQAVGISMDVAGTDGFAWALAVFFGLYVVLYGFRFVFRAKQT, from the coding sequence ATGAAATGCGAAGCGGATGCCATTCACTGGCCCTCACTGATCGCCGCGATTTCCGCCATCAGTGCGGTCGGTGTCGCCATCGGTCTTGGCCTGCCGCTCCTGTCGATCATCCTTGAGAAGCGTGGCATCTCCTCCACCATGATCGGCGTCAACTCGGCCATGGCCGGCGTCGCGGCGATGATGGCAGCGCCGGTGACGACCAAGATCGCCCATGATTTCGGCGTGGCGCGGACGATGCTGTTTGCAGTCGTCGTTTCGGCGCTGAGTGCGCTCTGTTTTTATTTCGCCGATGCCTTCTGGATGTGGTTTCCGCTGCGAATCGTCTTCCATGGCGCAACCACCACACTGTTCATCCTGTCCGAATACTGGATCAACATGACCGCACCGCCCAAAAAACGCGGCATGGTTCTCGGCATCTATGCCACGGGGCTTGCGGTTGGTTTCGCTGTCGGTCCATTGCTGTTCTCCGTTGTCGGCAGCGAGGGTATCCTGCCCTTTATCGTCGGGGCGGCAATCATTCTTCTGGCGGCGATTCCCATCTTCATGGCCCGCGGCGAAAGCCCGGAGCTGGATGAGCGGCCCAACCACCATTTCGTTCGCTACGTCTGGCTGGTGCCGATGGCTTCGGCTGCGGCTTTCGTGTTCGGTTCGGTGCAGGCGGGCGGCCTGTCGCTGTTTCCCATCTATGCGACGCGTGAGGGCTTCAACGAATCGCAGGCAGCGCTTCTGCTGACCGTGATGGGCATCGGCAACATGGTCTTCCAGATACCGATCGGCCTGTTATCGGACCGGATGAAGGATCGGCGCACCATGCTCGCGCTGATGGCCTTTGCGGGCGTCTGCGGCACGCTGGCGCTGCCCGTGCTGGTGGATAGCTGGATCCTCGTGGCGGCCCTGCTGCTGTTCTGGGGCGGCCTTGTCTCCGGCATGTATACCGTCGGCCTTACGCACCTGGGATCGCGCCTCAAGGGCGCCGATCTGGTTGCCGCCAACGCCGCCTTCATCTTCTGTTACGCCATGGGCACCATTGCCGGCCCCCAGGCCGTCGGCATTTCCATGGATGTCGCAGGCACCGATGGTTTCGCCTGGGCGCTTGCCGTATTTTTCGGGCTTTACGTGGTGCTTTATGGCTTCCGTTTTGTTTTCCGGGCAAAACAGACTTGA